From Gemmatimonadota bacterium, one genomic window encodes:
- a CDS encoding CofH family radical SAM protein: MAPRRREPTAAGAVGSSHRSQREPYTPASLESRPFGGEIRHWLEVLETTPLLELAARADAIRAARHPGDVVSYIVDRNINYTNLCVTDCKFCAFYRRPKHDEAYVLSYQEIGRKIDEAKGLGAVQILMQGGHNPYLPLDWYLDLLRHIKERHPIHVHGFSASEIEIIARVSKLPLDEVLRQLHQAGLDSMPGAGAEILVDGVRDVIAPKKIESGRWLEIHEAAHETGLLTTATMMYGVGESWADRIEHLLKLRSSQARSRARGRGCYTAFIAWSFQPLHTEMEDWDLPLGTGVD, from the coding sequence ATGGCTCCGCGGCGGCGCGAGCCGACTGCGGCGGGTGCGGTCGGGTCCAGTCACCGCTCGCAGCGCGAGCCCTACACGCCGGCGTCGCTCGAGTCGCGACCCTTTGGCGGTGAGATCCGCCACTGGCTCGAGGTGCTGGAGACGACGCCGCTCCTGGAGCTGGCTGCGCGCGCGGACGCTATCCGCGCCGCCAGGCACCCGGGCGACGTTGTCAGCTACATTGTGGACCGGAACATCAACTATACCAACCTGTGCGTCACCGACTGCAAATTCTGCGCGTTCTACCGCCGGCCGAAGCACGACGAGGCGTACGTCCTGAGCTACCAGGAGATCGGGCGGAAGATAGACGAGGCGAAGGGGCTGGGCGCGGTGCAGATCCTGATGCAGGGGGGGCACAACCCGTACCTGCCGCTGGACTGGTATCTGGATCTCCTGCGTCACATCAAGGAGCGGCACCCGATCCACGTGCACGGCTTCAGTGCTTCGGAGATCGAGATTATCGCGCGCGTCTCGAAGCTGCCGCTGGACGAGGTGCTGCGGCAGCTCCACCAGGCGGGACTGGACTCGATGCCCGGGGCGGGGGCGGAGATCCTGGTGGATGGGGTGCGGGACGTGATCGCGCCCAAGAAGATCGAGTCCGGCCGCTGGCTCGAGATCCACGAGGCCGCGCACGAAACGGGGCTGCTGACCACGGCTACCATGATGTACGGCGTGGGGGAGAGCTGGGCGGACCGGATCGAGCACCTGCTCAAGCTGCGCTCCTCACAGGCGCGGAGCCGCGCCCGCGGCCGGGGGTGCTACACGGCCTTCATCGCCTGGTCGTTCCAGCCGCTGCACACCGAGATGGAGGACTGGGACCTGCCCCTGGGCACGGGGGTGGAT